In Rattus rattus isolate New Zealand chromosome 9, Rrattus_CSIRO_v1, whole genome shotgun sequence, a genomic segment contains:
- the LOC116909385 gene encoding olfactory receptor 1361-like, which yields MRGTNQSSVSEFLLLGLSRQPQQQQLLFLLFLIMYLATVLGNLLIILAISTDSRLHTPMYFFLSNLSFVDVCFSSTTVPKVLANHILRVQTISFSGCLTQMYFLFMFVDLDNFLLAVMAYDRYVAICHPLNYTTKMTHKFCVLMVAGSWVTANLNILLPTLLIAQLSFCGDNIIPHFFCDVTPLLKLSCSDTHLNELLILTEGAVIMVTPFVCILISYIHITCAVLRVSSPRGGWKAFSTCGSHLAVVCLFYGTIIAVYFNPSSAHSPEKDTAATVLYTVVTPMLNPFIYSLRNRDLKAALQKFVQGHTFSVL from the coding sequence ATGAGAGGCACCAACCAGTCGAGCGTCTCTGAATTCCTCCTCCTGGGACTCTCCaggcagccccagcagcagcaactcctcttcctgctcttcctcatcATGTACCTGGCCACTGTCCTGGGAAACCTGCTCATCATCCTGGCCATCAGCACAGACTCTCgcctgcacacacccatgtacttcttcctcagcaacCTGTCCTTTGTGGATGTCTGCTTCTCCTCCACCACTGTCCCCAAGGTACTGGCCAACCACATACTCAGGGTTCAGACTATTTCCTTTTCTGGGTGTCTTACACAGATGTATTTCCTTTTCATGTTTGTGGACCTGGATAATTTTCTGCTGGCTGTGATGGCCTATGACAGGTATGTGGCCATATGCCACCCTTTAAACTACACAACCAAGATGACCCATAAATTCTGTGTCTTGATGGTGGCTGGATCCTGGGTCACTGCCAACCTCAATATCCTTTTACCCACTCTTCTCATAGCTCAACTTTCCTTCTGTGGGGACAACATCAtcccccacttcttctgtgatgtgACTCCACTCCTGAAACTCTCCTGCTCAGACACACATCTTAATGAGCTGTTGATTCTTACAGAGGGAGCTGTGATCATGGTCACCCCATTTGTCTGCATCCTGATCTCCTACATCCACATCACTTGTGCTGTCCTGAGAGTCTCATCCCCTAGGGGAGGATGgaaagccttctccacctgtggcTCTCACCTGGCTGTGGTCTGCCTCTTCTATGGCACCATCATCGCTGTGTATTTTAACCCCTCATCTGCTCATTCACCTGAGAAGGACACAGCAGCCACTGTGTTGTACACAGTGGTGACTCCCATGCTGAACCCCTTTATCTATAGCCTGAGGAACAGGGACCTGAAAGCCGCTCTACAGAAATTTGTCCAGGGACACACTTTTTCTGTTCTGTGA